CCGCTCGTGCCGGGTTATCACGGCGACAATCAGGATCCGCAGTTGCTGCATCGCGAAGCCGATACGATCGGTTATCCGGTCCTGCTGAAAGCGAGCGCGGGCGGTGGCGGCAAAGGCATGCGCGTGGTCGAGCGCACGGAAGATTTCGCAGCGGCATTGGCTTCTTGCAAACGCGAAGCGGCCAGCAGTTTCGGCAATGATCGCGTGCTGATCGAAAAGTATCTGACGCGGCCGCGTCACGTGGAAGTGCAGGTATTCGCGGATCGTCACGGCGGCGCGGTGTATCTGTTCGACCGCGACTGCTCGGTGCAGCGGCGTCACCAGAAGGTGCTGGAAGAAGCGCCGGCGCCGGGGTTGTCGGCGGAAGTGAAGCGCGAGATGGGCGAAGCGGCCGTGGCCGCCGCGCGTGCGGTGAATTACGTGGGCGCGGGCACAGTCGAGTTCATCATGACCGCCACGGGCGACTTCTACTTCATGGAGATGAACACGCGCCTGCAGGTCGAGCATCCGGTCACGGAAATGGTGACGGGGCAGGACCTGGTGGAATGGCAACTGCGCGTCGCCGCCGACGAACCGCTGCCGCTCACGCAGCAACAACTGAAAACCGACGGCCACGCGCTCGAGGCGCGGATTTACGCCGAGCATCCGGCACGCGGCTTCCTGCCGTCGACGGGCACGCTCAAGCATTTGCGCATGCCCGAAGGCGTCGAATTCTCCATCGGCGAGCCGGACCGCAAGGCGCCGGTGCGTATCGACAGCGGCGTGCGCGAAGGCGACGCCATCACGCCGTTCTACGATCCGATGATCGCCAAGCTGATCGTTCACGGCGCGACGCGTGAAGAGGCGCTCGCGCGCATGAGTCGTGCGCTGCGTGCCTGCGAGGTGGTCGGGCCGCACACCAACGTCGAGTTCCTGCAACGCATCGTCGCGAGCGAACCGTTTGCGACCGGCGATCTCGATACGGGGTTGATCGAGCGTCATCACGATGCCTTGTTCGCGCCCGTGAAAAAGCCCTTCAGGGAAGCGCTGGCGCTCGCTTGCGCGGCATTGTTGACGCGTGAAGGCGGCACGGCGCATGGCGCGTCGCCGTGGGATGCACTATCGCACTGGCGCCTGAACGGCGGCTACACGCAGACGCTCGGCTGGCGCAGTATCGACAACAGCGGCGGAAACGAAAGCGAAAGCGTTTTCACGGTCACGTTCGCCCGCGACGGCATCACGCAAACGCTCGAACACGACGGTGTGCGCGAAGGCTTCAGCTGGTCGGAAGGCAACGGCCGGCACGAATACCGCGCGACGATCGGCGATGCGCGCGTAACCGGGCGTGTTTTCATCGACGGCGATACGTTTCACGTGTTCTGCCTCGGCGAGGCCTTGGCGTTCGAATGGCAGAATCTGCTCGCCCACGCCGCGGATGCTGAAGGCGGCGAAGGCCGCTTGACCGCGCCGATGCCGGGCAAGGTGATCGCCGTGCTGGTCGAACCGGGCGCGGTGGTGGAGAAGGGCACGCCGCTGATCGTCATGGAAGCGATGAAGATGGAACATACCATCGGCGCGCCGGCGGCAGGCACGGTAAGGGACGTGCTGTATGCGGTTGGCGATCAGGTCGCCGATGGCGCGCAGCTTCTGGTGCTGGAGGTGGGCTGACGGTATGACGTAGCGCCAGTGTTTAAGCGAGGCGCGTGTACCCGGCGGCGCGCGCTTCGTTTTCGAGTTGCTCGATGCGCTCGTAGTCGGTGAGCGGCAACGCGGAAAAACCCTTCAAACGCAGGCGTCTGGCACGCTCGGGCTGTGCGCGGTGTGCTTCGTTCAGTGCGTCGCGCAGCGTCTCGATCGTCGCGGCCGGCACGTTGTTGGAGGCAATCAAAGGCAATCCGGGCGATGCCGCCGTCACGCCGATTTGCCGGACCTTTTGCGCCAGTTCCGGCAATTCGTCGCAGACAAACGCGAACGTCACGCAGTCGATGGCGGCGACGTCCGCGCGATTGTCGACCACCGCACGCAACGATCCGAGATGCGAACCGGTGCGCAGGACCGCGCTGAAAAAAGCGTTGTTGCGCGCGAGCGGCGCCACCGCGTGGCGAAACACATTCATGCCGCTATTCGAATCGTCCTGATTGTAGGCGGCACGCGCGCCGCGGCACGCCGCAAGCGAATCGAAGCGCGCTTCTGCTCGCGTGACCAGCACGCTCGAATAATCCGCGCCTGCGCAGCCCGGCGCATCGAATTGCGGCGTGGCGACCACCTGAACCTGCTCGTTCAAGCCATGCATCAACGGATAGCCGCAGGTTTGCGAGAGCAGTACGTTGGGGCGCCGCCAGAAGCCATGCAATTCCTCGTCGGGCTCGACGATACGGCATGCCGGGCTCACCATGCGCAAGACGTCGTCCAGCCACTCGCGCCACACAGTGGCAAGCGCGGGCGTCACGTTGTACATCGGCAGGGCGGCGATCCAGGTCATGGACGCGATTCTGGCATACCTAATGTCTGACCATTCGAAATTCGTCGAGCCCGAGGCGTATGGGCTCGGTCTCCTTGAACGGCCACTTGCATTCCACCACCTTCAATATTTCCAGTTGCGAATCCTCGAACGCGACGAGCAAATCCTTGCGCCGCTTGCTCGCGGCCCCGCAATAGGTCATCAACGCCTCGGCGCTGACCTCGAAGACCTGCACCCGATCGTCATAACAGACGCGGAAGGCGACGGTTGCGCATTCCGTGACGCAGGGCCTGAATCCTTCATCGACATATACCGACATGACAACCTCCCGCCGCACGCCTGAGTCATCAGGATGACTGGCCGTAAGCTTACGGTATGTGGGAAAACCGGCATTTGCTATAAAAATGCCCGGCACACGCCTCATCTTACCGGTCGGAAACAGTATTCATCCACGTGGCCGCATGCGTAATCCGGTTTTGCGCCAGGACGCCGGAGTTGTCGTTCGGCGCTCCAGCGGCAGGCCGTCCGTCACAGCGACGTTCATGCCTACGGCAGAGCGGGCGGTGAATCAGGCAGTGAATTCGGCAGTGAATCCGGCAGTGAGTCAGGCAGTGAATCCGGCACCAAAGCCGCCCGTGACCCGGGCACCGAAGCCGGCGTCACGAACTGCGGCGCATAAGCGACTTCAGACCAAAGAAACGGTAACGCCTTGCGGCTGCGCCGCACCTCGGTGATGTGAAAGCGCACCAGCCGCTCGGCCAACGGAAACTCGGCCAGTTCCGAACCGTCCCAGACGATCTCTGCGCGAGCCGCGACGTACAGCAGGTCGCCGCTCGCGAAGTCGACGAACAGCAAGCCGGCGCGCGGATCGTGGAGCAGGTTGCCCAGCGTGTTGAAGAAGCGATTGCCCTTGAAATCGGGCGTTGTCAGCGTGATGGCGTCGTCAATGCGCACGAAGCCCGGCATGCCGCCGCGATGCGACACGTCGGCGCCGCGAGCCGGGCCGGCTTCTTCGCCGACGTTCGCGCTGGCGATAAAAAAAGTATCCGCGCCGGCCAGCAACGCGCGGTCTGCGTCGCTCAACTGGGTCGCCGTTTCAACGGGTGTGCGCACCCCGGCTTCGCTGCGCGCAACGAATGTCGGCGTACGGCTTTGAATATATTTTGCGCAGTTGCCGAAGCTTTGCATCACGTCGAGCATGACCGTATCGCCATCCACCGACGACACCACGCCGTTGACGCGATTGCGCCGGCGTGTCTGCGGCTG
This genomic stretch from Paraburkholderia caffeinilytica harbors:
- a CDS encoding DUF1488 family protein; amino-acid sequence: MSVYVDEGFRPCVTECATVAFRVCYDDRVQVFEVSAEALMTYCGAASKRRKDLLVAFEDSQLEILKVVECKWPFKETEPIRLGLDEFRMVRH
- a CDS encoding acetyl/propionyl/methylcrotonyl-CoA carboxylase subunit alpha, which gives rise to MFNKILIANRGEIACRVAATCKRLGIASVAVYSDADANAKHVAACDEAVHIGGSTAAESYLRVERIIEAARATGAQAVHPGYGFLSENEDFAHACEAAGIVFIGPPVEAIAAMGSKAAAKALMHAAAVPLVPGYHGDNQDPQLLHREADTIGYPVLLKASAGGGGKGMRVVERTEDFAAALASCKREAASSFGNDRVLIEKYLTRPRHVEVQVFADRHGGAVYLFDRDCSVQRRHQKVLEEAPAPGLSAEVKREMGEAAVAAARAVNYVGAGTVEFIMTATGDFYFMEMNTRLQVEHPVTEMVTGQDLVEWQLRVAADEPLPLTQQQLKTDGHALEARIYAEHPARGFLPSTGTLKHLRMPEGVEFSIGEPDRKAPVRIDSGVREGDAITPFYDPMIAKLIVHGATREEALARMSRALRACEVVGPHTNVEFLQRIVASEPFATGDLDTGLIERHHDALFAPVKKPFREALALACAALLTREGGTAHGASPWDALSHWRLNGGYTQTLGWRSIDNSGGNESESVFTVTFARDGITQTLEHDGVREGFSWSEGNGRHEYRATIGDARVTGRVFIDGDTFHVFCLGEALAFEWQNLLAHAADAEGGEGRLTAPMPGKVIAVLVEPGAVVEKGTPLIVMEAMKMEHTIGAPAAGTVRDVLYAVGDQVADGAQLLVLEVG
- a CDS encoding phosphate/phosphite/phosphonate ABC transporter substrate-binding protein; the protein is MTWIAALPMYNVTPALATVWREWLDDVLRMVSPACRIVEPDEELHGFWRRPNVLLSQTCGYPLMHGLNEQVQVVATPQFDAPGCAGADYSSVLVTRAEARFDSLAACRGARAAYNQDDSNSGMNVFRHAVAPLARNNAFFSAVLRTGSHLGSLRAVVDNRADVAAIDCVTFAFVCDELPELAQKVRQIGVTAASPGLPLIASNNVPAATIETLRDALNEAHRAQPERARRLRLKGFSALPLTDYERIEQLENEARAAGYTRLA